One genomic window of Sphingobacterium oryzagri includes the following:
- a CDS encoding hybrid sensor histidine kinase/response regulator encodes MLRLICIVLCYVLFGLRAFCQNYEVQKLGVEQGLSNNYVVSITQDRSGYLWFATESGLNRFDGRKFTVFKKKADQSGISGNNLNRIFADQKDDYVYLATQRDGLNRINSKTGEIKHYKNDPKNAQSIVTNDITDIAPASTGGLWVATFSEGVAYFDRQKETFNHFNKKAFPALGSNFVWSVKEDNNRNLYIGHVDAGLSIIALQTRKVKNFRHVAADVNSLPSDVVRTIFVDNSDNVWIGTDDGLALYRKESDSFVVFKHQANRSGSLPSNSIYSITQLKDGKLCVGTEKGGLSFLDINKQMFLDSKDIYLENVLYSDDRYGLSNSTVRHVYEDSFGNIWLGTYGGGINFIGHRGNYFKVWSYSPIQTKPTVLSNPVVWGVTTDLSDNVWVGTDGGGINVFADGRRRNVFNKANGHLTSDAVIASLRDRDGRLYFGTFEGDVYVFNQAGVYETHFTVNGRSTDIRTFYQDDKGDILIGTTDGIYVYSPTATGERLKKFPGSRQSLVLVRAIAQDNDGHYYIGFFGQGVIVLDRTGNVIARHQMDTGLPSNTINHLFRDKKGRIWCATAEGLARFDGPKNITVVRDTRLKEQPDIRAIVADEAGDIWFSSVTGISKLLPQDNTFFHYDYHYGIPIGDFMSGSVTKDNKGQLYFGSQNGLCFFNPDEVPTRIALPETKITSFKVLTGNSSAVNAATEVLTDKPISLSYDQNTLDISFNILDYAISPLVAYSYMLDGLDDAWYEVEGNNIVFRNVPPGNYTLQIRSRVLNQDWSAYILTQKITIYPPIWWSWWAKSFYLLLLALVVWTLLRFYKRKMALENTLLLEKMNHQQEQDLHKERIRFFTNITHELKTPLTLILGPLEDMKQENDLSKKLKDKVAIIHKSAARLLGLVTQILAFQKIEDQNRQLIVRRMDIVNFIEDIAIKYKEYSLNRPVSFELVRTDQEIYMFFDLDVVGTILENLLSNAFKYTDEGKVTLTIKRTYQQHHDVVDLIVTDTGRGIPLDEQRKIFDRYYQVAKHNNVSGTGIGLALVKSLADIHDATIDFESTPGVGSSFVLRLRLDHDYPEALHMESKVAPTENHVSELGDDAKPIVLLVEDDDDIMDYILRMLSADYRILSARNGKMGLEQAYSSIPDIIVSDVMMPEMDGFQMSKALKSDLRTSHIPIILLTAKDSVEDRKEGYAIGIDSYLTKPFSASLLESRVLNLLKSRKKLANLLRSGDIKNQEEAVQKKISTIDRVFLDKVESIILDNVLSDKVDVVFLADRLHMSHSTLYRKVKGLTEMTVSEFIRKVKIAFAAQLLDTGKHTVLEVSSMVGMSSVAYFKQCFKEQFNVSATDYTKREIPTKQDHDFNP; translated from the coding sequence ATGTTGAGATTAATTTGTATTGTTCTCTGTTATGTTCTGTTTGGGCTGCGCGCTTTCTGCCAAAACTACGAGGTGCAGAAACTCGGCGTCGAGCAGGGGCTTTCCAATAATTACGTAGTAAGTATTACGCAGGATCGTAGCGGATACCTGTGGTTTGCTACAGAATCCGGTTTAAATCGCTTTGATGGACGTAAATTTACCGTTTTCAAAAAGAAGGCCGATCAATCGGGCATATCGGGCAATAATCTAAACCGCATATTTGCAGACCAGAAAGATGATTACGTGTATTTGGCAACCCAACGTGATGGGTTGAATCGTATCAATAGCAAAACAGGGGAAATCAAGCATTACAAGAATGATCCCAAAAATGCCCAATCCATTGTCACCAACGATATTACCGATATTGCTCCTGCATCCACAGGTGGCCTCTGGGTTGCCACTTTTTCGGAAGGCGTAGCGTATTTTGATCGACAAAAGGAAACCTTCAACCATTTCAATAAAAAAGCTTTTCCTGCGTTAGGAAGTAATTTTGTGTGGTCAGTCAAGGAAGATAACAACCGGAATTTATATATCGGCCATGTAGACGCCGGGCTCTCCATTATCGCATTGCAAACCAGAAAAGTAAAGAACTTCCGGCACGTAGCCGCTGATGTGAATAGTCTGCCTAGTGACGTCGTGCGTACCATTTTTGTCGATAACAGCGACAATGTGTGGATCGGCACAGACGACGGATTGGCGCTTTATCGGAAAGAAAGCGATTCGTTTGTCGTGTTTAAGCATCAAGCGAATAGATCCGGATCCTTGCCATCCAATAGCATTTACTCCATCACGCAATTGAAGGACGGTAAATTATGTGTGGGTACAGAGAAAGGTGGTCTTAGCTTTCTTGATATAAACAAGCAAATGTTTCTGGATTCCAAAGATATATATTTGGAGAATGTGCTTTACTCGGATGATCGCTATGGTTTATCCAATTCAACCGTGCGCCACGTTTATGAAGATTCTTTCGGTAATATCTGGCTCGGCACCTACGGTGGCGGTATAAACTTTATTGGCCATCGGGGCAACTATTTTAAAGTATGGTCTTACTCGCCGATACAGACAAAACCAACGGTATTGAGTAATCCGGTCGTATGGGGTGTAACAACCGATTTGTCTGACAATGTTTGGGTCGGCACCGATGGTGGGGGAATTAATGTATTTGCCGACGGTAGACGCCGCAACGTATTCAACAAGGCAAACGGCCACTTAACGAGCGATGCCGTCATTGCTTCACTGCGCGACCGGGATGGACGCTTGTATTTTGGAACATTCGAAGGCGATGTCTATGTTTTTAATCAAGCAGGCGTATATGAAACGCATTTCACCGTAAACGGAAGAAGTACAGATATCAGAACGTTTTATCAGGATGATAAAGGCGATATCTTGATCGGTACGACGGATGGAATCTACGTCTATTCGCCCACTGCGACAGGGGAGCGGCTAAAGAAATTTCCCGGTTCGCGGCAGTCTCTTGTGTTGGTACGAGCAATAGCGCAAGATAACGATGGCCATTATTACATCGGTTTTTTTGGTCAGGGGGTAATCGTGCTGGATCGTACGGGAAATGTGATCGCCAGGCATCAAATGGATACTGGATTGCCATCGAATACGATCAACCATTTGTTTCGCGATAAAAAAGGTCGCATTTGGTGCGCAACGGCCGAAGGCTTAGCGCGCTTTGACGGGCCAAAGAACATTACGGTTGTCCGCGATACCCGGCTCAAAGAACAGCCGGATATCAGAGCAATCGTAGCGGATGAAGCAGGCGACATCTGGTTTAGCTCGGTAACCGGCATATCGAAATTATTGCCTCAGGATAATACTTTTTTTCATTACGATTACCACTACGGAATTCCGATAGGCGACTTTATGAGCGGTTCGGTGACCAAGGATAACAAAGGACAGCTGTATTTTGGGTCGCAAAATGGACTTTGCTTTTTTAATCCAGATGAAGTGCCTACCCGTATTGCGTTGCCTGAAACGAAGATAACGTCTTTTAAGGTGCTTACCGGAAATTCGAGTGCTGTAAATGCTGCTACGGAAGTGTTGACCGATAAGCCTATATCCTTATCCTACGATCAAAATACGCTGGATATCTCTTTTAATATCTTAGATTACGCGATCAGTCCTTTGGTAGCCTATAGCTATATGCTGGATGGTCTTGACGACGCCTGGTATGAGGTAGAGGGGAATAATATTGTTTTCAGAAATGTGCCGCCCGGTAATTATACCCTGCAAATCCGATCACGCGTTTTAAACCAAGACTGGTCTGCATATATCCTTACACAAAAGATTACGATCTATCCGCCAATTTGGTGGTCTTGGTGGGCCAAATCATTTTATCTGCTGCTGTTGGCTCTCGTTGTCTGGACATTACTTCGTTTTTATAAGCGCAAGATGGCTTTGGAAAATACGCTTCTTTTGGAAAAAATGAACCACCAGCAAGAGCAGGACTTGCATAAAGAGCGTATACGGTTTTTTACCAATATCACCCATGAACTGAAAACACCATTGACCCTTATTCTTGGTCCATTGGAAGACATGAAGCAGGAAAACGACCTGTCTAAAAAATTAAAGGATAAGGTGGCTATAATTCACAAAAGTGCAGCGCGTTTATTGGGTCTGGTTACGCAAATCTTAGCATTTCAAAAGATCGAAGATCAGAATCGACAATTGATAGTTAGACGCATGGATATCGTCAACTTTATCGAGGATATTGCCATCAAGTACAAGGAGTACAGCCTTAATCGTCCTGTATCATTTGAGCTTGTTAGGACTGATCAGGAAATTTATATGTTCTTCGATCTCGATGTTGTGGGCACCATCCTCGAAAATTTGCTTTCCAATGCTTTCAAATACACCGACGAAGGGAAAGTCACCCTTACAATTAAACGTACATACCAACAGCATCACGACGTTGTAGATTTGATCGTTACCGATACGGGAAGAGGTATTCCTTTGGATGAACAGCGCAAAATATTTGATCGATATTATCAGGTAGCTAAACATAATAACGTATCGGGAACGGGTATTGGACTGGCATTGGTAAAAAGTTTAGCCGATATACACGATGCAACTATTGATTTTGAAAGCACGCCAGGTGTGGGGTCATCATTTGTCTTGCGGTTACGACTCGATCACGACTATCCAGAAGCGCTGCACATGGAAAGTAAGGTGGCGCCAACAGAAAACCATGTTTCCGAATTAGGAGACGATGCTAAACCTATTGTTTTGCTGGTGGAAGATGATGACGATATCATGGATTACATTCTCCGCATGTTATCTGCTGATTACCGTATCCTAAGTGCACGAAACGGAAAGATGGGCTTGGAGCAAGCTTATAGCAGTATCCCGGATATCATCGTCAGTGATGTGATGATGCCCGAAATGGACGGTTTCCAGATGAGTAAAGCCCTGAAAAGTGACCTCCGCACCAGTCATATTCCTATTATATTGCTTACGGCAAAAGATAGTGTAGAAGATAGAAAGGAAGGTTATGCCATAGGGATAGACTCTTATCTGACAAAACCCTTCAGCGCCTCTTTGTTGGAAAGCCGAGTTTTAAATCTTTTGAAATCTAGAAAGAAGCTTGCAAACCTGTTGAGGTCGGGCGACATTAAAAATCAAGAAGAGGCTGTGCAGAAAAAAATAAGCACCATCGACCGGGTTTTTCTGGATAAAGTAGAATCGATCATTCTCGATAACGTGCTTTCTGATAAGGTGGATGTGGTGTTTCTGGCCGATCGTCTGCATATGAGCCACTCGACATTGTATCGTAAAGTGAAGGGGCTAACGGAAATGACGGTCAGTGAATTTATACGGAAAGTCAAGATTGCATTTGCTGCGCAGCTGCTGGATACCGGAAAACATACGGTATTGGAGGTGTCGTCTATGGTGGGCATGAGTAGTGTGGCTTACTTCAAACAATGTTTCAAAGAGCAGTTTAATGTCTCGGCCACAGACTATACAAAAAGGGAGATTCCAACGAAACAAGATCACGATTTTAATCCATGA
- a CDS encoding glycoside hydrolase family 43 protein → MKYLIRCFLWIVLTSSAYTAAYAQQGYRNPIIPGFNPDPSICRVGDDFYLVTSSFEYFPGLPIYHSRDLVNWEQIGHCLTRDEQLPLKNAPASGGLFAPSIRYHNGTFYVICTNVSGGGNFYCTAKKPTGPWSDPIWVDIKSIDPDIFWDDDGKTYFVTQGDQGIRVTEIDLQTGKVVGPETLVWGGIGGRFPEAPHMYKKDGYYYLLLGEGGTEYMHSATIGRSKNLLGPYESCPLNPILTHANRIGQGNPIQGVGHADLVQAADGSWWAVFLGFRVTQRYAYYHVLGRETFLAPVDWPAGGWPQVNGNGTVDITMDVPTLPLSPFKAKHNRTEFDQAELGVEWQFLRNPIRAHYSLAERKGKLRISASKHTLNDLDAVSMVARRQTAHDFIAETALELASTDQEAEAGITLLQNNTHHYDLLIRKKDAGYVVQLRVNVGSLAYIAGEKAVSSNQVNLKIEGTPQHYSFFIKDDKAKEYAALGSLDTRYLSTEVAGGFTGVMIGLYSSSPSERSDAKAYFDWFDYAPGLGS, encoded by the coding sequence ATGAAATATCTTATTCGTTGTTTTTTATGGATCGTGCTTACCTCCTCAGCATACACCGCGGCCTATGCGCAGCAAGGTTACCGAAATCCAATTATACCGGGCTTTAATCCTGACCCAAGCATTTGCCGGGTAGGAGATGATTTTTATCTCGTAACGTCTTCATTTGAATATTTTCCCGGTTTGCCGATTTATCATAGCCGAGATTTGGTCAACTGGGAGCAGATAGGGCATTGCCTCACGAGAGATGAGCAGCTACCGCTAAAAAATGCACCTGCATCGGGCGGACTTTTTGCGCCGTCCATTCGCTACCATAATGGCACATTCTACGTTATTTGTACCAATGTATCTGGCGGCGGCAATTTCTATTGTACCGCTAAAAAGCCGACAGGGCCCTGGAGTGATCCGATCTGGGTGGACATCAAAAGTATTGATCCGGATATTTTTTGGGATGACGACGGTAAAACCTATTTTGTTACGCAAGGAGATCAGGGAATACGGGTTACCGAAATTGATTTGCAAACCGGGAAAGTCGTCGGACCGGAAACGCTGGTTTGGGGAGGAATAGGCGGGCGCTTTCCGGAAGCACCGCATATGTACAAGAAAGATGGTTATTATTATCTGCTACTTGGAGAGGGGGGCACAGAATATATGCACAGCGCGACCATTGGGCGCAGCAAAAATCTCCTTGGACCTTACGAGTCCTGTCCGCTAAATCCTATCCTCACGCACGCCAATAGAATTGGCCAAGGCAATCCTATTCAAGGTGTAGGCCATGCCGATCTAGTTCAGGCTGCTGATGGCTCCTGGTGGGCGGTATTTCTAGGTTTTCGCGTGACGCAGCGCTATGCCTATTATCACGTTCTGGGCAGGGAAACTTTTCTGGCACCGGTAGATTGGCCTGCTGGCGGATGGCCGCAAGTGAATGGAAATGGAACGGTAGATATCACGATGGATGTGCCTACACTGCCATTGTCTCCGTTTAAAGCGAAACACAATCGCACCGAATTTGATCAGGCTGAATTGGGTGTGGAATGGCAATTTCTGCGAAATCCTATCCGCGCGCATTATTCACTGGCTGAAAGAAAAGGAAAATTAAGGATTTCGGCTAGTAAGCATACGCTGAATGATTTGGATGCTGTTTCTATGGTAGCACGACGTCAAACAGCGCACGATTTCATCGCTGAAACAGCGTTGGAGCTTGCGTCTACAGATCAAGAAGCAGAAGCGGGTATAACGCTCCTGCAAAACAATACGCATCATTATGACCTGTTGATCCGAAAGAAGGATGCTGGATATGTGGTTCAGTTGCGTGTCAACGTAGGTTCGCTGGCTTATATCGCTGGCGAAAAAGCGGTATCTTCCAATCAGGTAAACTTAAAAATTGAGGGAACGCCACAACACTATTCATTTTTTATTAAAGACGATAAAGCAAAGGAATATGCCGCACTCGGAAGTTTAGATACGCGCTATTTGTCGACAGAAGTTGCCGGTGGATTTACCGGTGTGATGATCGGCCTGTACAGCTCATCGCCGTCTGAACGTTCGGATGCAAAAGCCTATTTCGATTGGTTTGATTATGCACCTGGTTTAGGATCGTAA